Below is a genomic region from Gemmatimonadaceae bacterium.
CATCCCTTCGGAGCAACCGGCTCGCGAATCACCGTGACTCTGCTCAACGAGCTCGAGCGGCGCGACGGACAATTCGGACTCATGACGGTCTGCGCCGCGGGCGGAATGGGTTTCGCGATGGTCCTGGAGAGAGACGCGTGACCTCGCCCTACGCGCTCACCACCGAAATCCAGAACGGTGTCGCCGTCATCACAATCGACCTGCCTGGCGAGCCGGTCAACAAGTTCAACAAGGCAGTGAAGGATGAATTCGTGGCGCTTTTTGACCGCCTCGAGCGCGACCTCGAAGTTCGTGCCGCTGTACTTCTGAGCGGCAAAACCGACAGCTGGATCGCGGGCGCCGACATCGAAGAGTTTCTCGAGCTCAAAACGGCCGATGATGCCGCACGGCTGAGCCACGACGGACAGCTGCTCCTGGAATCGATCGAGCGAATGCGAACGCCACTGGTCTGTGCAATTCACGGCGCCTGCCTCGGAGGCGCCCTCGAAGTGGCGCTGGCGGCGCACTACCGCATTGCCACCGACCACCCGAAAACACTGCTCGCGCTTCCCGAAGTTCAGCTCGGTCTCATCCCTGGCGCGGGCGGCACGCAGCGATTGCCGCGCCTGATAGGCATACGCGCAGCGCTCGACATGATTCTCACGGGAAAGAATGTCCGCGCGAAGAAAGCACTGCAAATCGGACTGGTGGACGAAGTCGTGCATCCGGCAATACTTCGACGAGTCGCCGTTCAACGTGCAAACGAGATTGTTTCCGGCGTACGCAAACACGAAAAGCGGGACGTGGGTGTAACGGCATTCCTCCTCGACGAGAATCCCGCCGGCCGGCTCGTAGTGCTGCGACGGGCGAAAGACGAAACTCTGAAGAAGACGGGCGGCAACTATCCGGCACCGCTCGCGGCAATCGAGTCGGTCGCCGCAGGATATTCCGGCGGTCCGGGCCACGGCTATCGCGAAGAATCCCGGCTCTTTGGAGAAATGGCCGCGACCGATGTCTCGAGGCAGTTGATCTCACTGTTCTTTGCAACCACGGCGCTGAAAAAGGATTCGGGAGTGCGCCTCTCACCGGGCGAATCACAGCCGCAACCCGCTCCAATCGACAAGCTCGGCGTGCTCGGATCCGGCTTCATGGGAGCGGGAATAGCATCGATCGCCCTGCAGCAGAACACCCTGGTGCGGATGAAGGATGCCGATCACGGCCGCGTAGCAAAAGGCTTCGCGGCGGTGCGGGACGTATTGAAGGAACGGCTGACAAAGAAACAGGTAACGCGCGCCCAATACTCGGACATGATGTCCCTGCTCGGCGGGACAGTCGACTACTCCGGCTTCGGCAATGTGGATCTCGTGATCGAGGCGGTATTCGAAGACCTCAAAGTGAAACACGAGGTACTCCGGGAGGTGGAAGCCGTCATACGGCCGGACGCGATTTTCGCGTCCAATACCAGCACCATCCCGATAACTAAAATCGCAGAGGTCTCGGAGCGGCCGGAACGGGTGGTCGGAATGCATTTCTTTTCGCCCGTTCACAAGATGCCGCTGCTCGAAGTGATCACGACTTCCATCACCGACCCCGACGTGACAGCGACCGTGGTCGCGTACGGCAAAAAACTCGGCAAGACTGTGATTGTCGTAAACGACGGACCCGGCTTTTATGTCAACCGCATCCTGACTCCTTACATCAACGAGGCCGGACGTCTTCTCGATCAAGGCGCGGGTGTCGACGCCGTGGACCAGGCGCTCGTCAGCTGGGGTTTTCCAGTGGGGCCAATCACCCTCGTCGATGAGGTGGGTCTCGACGTAGGCGCCAAAGCAGGAAAGATCATGCATGAAGCGTTCGGCGAGCGATTCGCGCCGCCGTCTTCACTGCAGGCGGTGGTAATTTCGGGTCGGTACGGACGTAAAGTCAGGAAAGGCTTCTATCTCTACGACGACGCCGGCAAGAAAGGGCAGGTGGATCAGACAGTCTACGAGCTGCTGCGTCCATCACGAGCGTCGGCTGGCGCCAATGGTGGGTCGGCAGTTCAGACCTCTATCGACGCCCTCGAGATCCAGCAGCGCACCGTGATGCCGATGCTGAACGAAGCAGCGCGATGCCTGCACGAAGGCGTCATCGATTCGCCACGCGATGGCGACGTCGGCGCGGTCTTCGGCTTCGGGTTCCCACCGTTCCGCGGCGGCCCGTTCAGATACATCGACTCGCTCGGCGTCGACTACGTTGTCAGTCAGCTTCAGGGATTGAACGACCGATTTCCGGGACGGTTCCAACCCGCTGAACTGTTGACAGAGATGGCGCGCCGGGGCGAGCGATTTTATCCGGAGTCGTGATCGTGTACGCGGTGTATCACGGTGCATGACAAACCACGTTTTGCAAACCAGACCAATGATGCGTAACTGTTTCAGATCACTGATGCTTGCCGTTCTCGTGCCGCTTGCTGCCAGTGCGCAGGGTGGGGCATCGATGCTGACAGTCGATAGAATCTTTGCCGGACGCGACTTCCAAAGCGCTCCTTTGCCCTCGATCCACTGGCTCGCCGACGGCAAATCATATCTGGGCACAAAGTCGAACGCGGCGGGGGGCAGTGACTTCGTGCGGGTCGACCTGGCGACGGGCCAGACGACACTGCTCGTCGATGCCAGTGCAATCGTTGGAGCCGCCGGCAAGCGTCTGGACATCGAGAACATTGACCTGTCTTCGGATGAAACGAAGGCACTGCTGTTTCACGACTCCGAACGGGTATGGAGACAGAACACGCGCGGCGTGTATCACGTTCTGGATATCGCCTCCAGGCGGATCGTACCGATTTCGACGAAGCCCGGTTTGCAGATGTTCGCGAAATTTTCCCCCAACGGCAGGCAGGTTGCTTTTGTGCGCGGAAACAATCTTTGGGTCTCGGATCTTGCGGGAGGGGAACGCCAGCTGACCACTGACGGCAGCGAGACGATCATCAACGGCACCACCGACTGGGTTTACGAAGAAGAGTTCGGCCTCAGCGACGCCTTCCGCTGGAGTCCTGACGGGCGCCGGCTCGCATTCTGGAGATTCGATCAGTCCGGAGTGCCGTCGTTTCCGATGGTGGACGAAACAGGGCTTTATCCGGCAGTAGCACCGCTTCGCTACCCGAAAGCCGGTCAACCGAACTCCACCGTTCGTCTCGGCATCATTTCTATCGCCAGTGGCGCGACGAAATGGCTGCAGGTTGCAACCGGGCCGGATGTCTACATACCGCGAATGAACTGGGCAGGGAATGACAGCGTCGTCGTGATGCGAATGCCGAGGCGGCAGAATCGTTCGGAGCTGCTGATGGCGAGCGCGGTAAGCGGTATAACCCGCGCAATGGTCACTGACTCGGACTCTGCATACGTCGATGTCGAGGATCCGGTGTGGATTGGGGACGGCCGCCAGTTTCTCTGGTTGAGCGACCGCAGCGGATGGCGCCAGCTGTATCTACATGATAGAAGTGGCAAGCTCGTACGCCAGGTCACGCAGACCGGATCTGATGTGCTTGGAGTGGTCAAGGTCGATGAGCCGCGCGGGACCGTCTACGTTCAGGTCGCCGCCCCCAACGCCACGCAGCGGCAGGTTTTCAGGTATTCGCTGAACGGCGGACCGGGCACGCGAGTGACGCAGGGCGATGGCTCACATACGCTCAACGTCGGGCCCGGCGGACGCTACGCCATCGATACGCATTCGAGTTTCGGCATCCCCTCAACGATGTCGCTGCAGGAGTTTCCCTCGATGCGCCGGGTGCGCGTAATCGAAGACAATGCTGCGCTAAAACAAAGGCTCAGTGCGACTGGCATACGCGCCGGCGGTTTTTTCCGATTGCCGGCCGCCGATGGTACGACCATGCTCGATGCGTACCGGCTGGTTCCCTCGACGTTCGACAGTACGAAAAAATATCCTGTGCTGATGTATGTATATGGTGGACCTGCATCGCCTCAGGTAAATGACTCGTGGGGCGGGACGCGTTACCTGTGGCATCAGTCGCTCACGCAGAAGGGCTACGTCGTAGTGGTGGTCGACAACCGCGGCGCGGCGTGGCGTGGCCGGGATTTCCGGAAGATGACGCAGAATCAGCTGGGTAAACTGGAAAGCGACGATCAGATCGCCGCCGCACGCTGGCTCGGGCAGAGAAGCTGGGCGGACAGCGCCCGCATCGGCATCTGGGGGTGGAGCTACGGCGGGTACATGACGGCAATGGCGACCATGAGAGGCGGCAATCTGTTCCGGATGGGTATGTCAGTTGCACCTGTAACTGACTGGCGGCTTTATGACACCATCTACACGGAACGCTTCATGTGGACTCCGCAGGATAATGGCGCCGGCTATACCGCGTCGGCTCCGCTCACACATGTCAACGGTTTGACGGCGAAGTTTCTGCTCGTGCATGGGCTGGGCGACGACAATGTACATCCGCAGAACTCCGTGCAGCTCATGCAGAAGCTTCAGCTTGCGCGGAAACCGTTTTCGCTGATGCTGTACCCGAACAAGACGCATTCGATTTCCGGTGCCGGTGGCACGCTGCATCTCTACGACACGTTGACGCGATTTGTTCTCGAGAACCTCTAGAGTTGCGATGTCCCCGGCGAGAGTGTGAGGTCATGCGTGGCTGCGGCGGATGGGACACCGAGACCACCGGGACCACCGAGGCCAGCGGGACACTGAGCTTGACGGTGTGCTCGTGACACTCGTGCGTAGCGGGATTGCGGCGGTGAGTCTCGCGATGATGACTGCGTGTGGCTCGGTAATGATTGGCGGGTCACCGCCGGGTCCGCGAACCCGTGCGGAGCGAACGGCGTATCGGGAGACTTCGCACTACGCCGATGTGGTGGCGTTCATCGATTCACTGAAAGGCCGGCCGGGGCTGACGTTCGGATCGATCGGGCGCACCAGCGAGGGACGCGAGATTCCCTACGTCATTGCTTCGAGGCCGCAGGTCTCTACTCCCGACGAAGCGAGAAAGCTGGGCAGGCCGGTCGTATACGTGCAGGGCAACATCCACGCGGGCGAGATCGAGGGCAAGGAAGCACTGCTCTCGCTGCTGCGGGATCTGAGCAACCCACGACGCCCCAACGCGCTCGACTCGGTAATCCTCATCGCGGTTCCCATTTACAACGCTGACGGAAACGAAAAGTTCGGGTCGCAGGATACCACCCGCGGATCGCAGAACGGCCCCGAACAGGTGGGTGTGCGACCGAACGCTCAGGGACTCGATCTCAATCGCGATTACATCAAGGCTGAGGCTCCGGAAACGCGCGCTTCGCTGGCAATGTTCAACGCCTGGAATCCCGATGTGTTCGTGGACCTGCATACCACCAACGGCAGCTATCACGGTTACGCTCTCACGTATGCGCCGCCGCTCCATCCTTCGTCACCCCTAGGCGCGTTTACACGTGACTCGCTATTGCCGGTGCTGCGTGAGCGAATGCGCTCCCGACGCCGCTTCGAGACTTTCGACTACGGCGACTTCGTCTCGGCTGACACACTCTCGAAGGGATGGGTAACGTTCGATTCTCGTCCGCGATTCGGCACCAATTACTACGGGCTCCGCGGGGGCATCAGCATTCTGAGTGAGGCGTATTCGCACGATCCGATGCAGCGCCGAGTTGCATCGACGTATGCATTTGTGGGAGAGATACTATCGCTCGTGGGGGAGCAGGCGTTGCAGATCAAGTCAATGACGCAAGCCGTTCGCTCGAGCGCTATCCGCAATGACGCTGCGATTTTCCCGGGCGACGACCGGATCGGCAACGACCTCCACGACGACCGACGGAGAGCGGCTCTCCGCTCAACCATGCGCGCCGCACCTTACTTACAAGGGGTCGTTGCAGAGATTGTCGAGCGCACAAGCGACTCCGCCCGGACACAACCCGGCGTTCCGAAAGGGCGCCGCCGAACGGGTCGCTTTACGACAGTACAGATGTCAGTCTACGACCGATTCGCACCAACACTCTCGGAAAAGAAATTCGGTAGCTATTTCATCGCCAGGGGCGATACGCAGGTTGTCGGGGCTTTGCGGCGACACGGCGTCTCAGTAAGTACGCTCTCGCGTGACTGGCGCGGGCCTGTGCACTTTTTCAGGATCGACTCAGCGGCGGCGTCAGCTCGGCCATTCCAGGGGCACCGTGAGATGCGCATCGACGGTCGGTGGATACAAACGGAACGGACAATTCCAGCGGGATCGTTCCTCGTCCGCACCAATCAGCCGCTCGGTCTTCTTGCTTTCTACATGCTCGAACCCCAAAGCGACGACGGTCTCGTCACTTGGAACTACTTCGATGCCGCTGGGAAGCCCGGAGCCGAATTCCCGGTGCTGCGCACCTTTATCCCACTGCCGCCACTTTCCCAATAGTCCTCAGGTTCAGATGCTTCGTAACGCTCTCCTTTATCTCTCGAATCAGCCGCGGGTTTTCAGCTTCGTCCGTCACAATCGAATGGCAAACAGCTTCGCCGGGAGATTCGTCGCCGGCGAGACGCTCGATACTGCGCTGGCGGCCGTCAGGCAGCTCAACGCGAAAGGCATCACGGCCTCGCTTGACCTCCTTGGCGAAAGCGTTCGCAACGAAGGCGAGGCACGTGAATCTGCCCGGCAGTACATGGAAATGCTGGAACGCATCAAATCCAGCGCGCTGGATGCAAACGTCTCGGTAAAGCTTACCGCGATGGGGCTCGACATCTCCGAGAATCTCTGCGTTTCCAACCTGCAGGATATCCTCGACCGCGCCAGAGATTACAAGACCTTTGTGCGCCTGGACATGGAGGGCAGTGCCTACACCGCGAAAACTCTCGAGCTGTTCTATGAACGGCTTTATCCATCCTACCGCGCGAATGTCGGCATCGTTCTGCAGAGCTACCTGTACCGCACTCAGGGCGATGTCGAACAGGCAAACATCGCCGGCGCAAGGGTGCGCATCTGCAAGGGTGCATACAAGGAGCCGGAAACTGTTGCGTTTCCCGAAAAAAAGAACGTCGATCAGTCATACGTCAGAGCGATGCACTCGTTGATGCTCGACGGACATTACCCGGGTATCGCGACCCACGACGAAGTGATCGTCGCCGACGCGAAGAGGTTTGCGCGCGAGCAGGGAATCGCAAACGACAGGTTCGAATTCCAGATGCTGTATGGAGTTCGCCGCGACCTGCAGGAGCAGCTCGTAAAAGAGGGTTACCGCATGCGAGTGTACGTGCCCTTCGGCACCCAGTGGTATCCCTACCTCATGCGCCGGCTGGCGGAGCGGCCGGCAAACATGGCGTTCATCACCGGGAATGTCATCAAGGAGATGGTCGGCAGCCGCCGCCGCTTGCGATGAGCCAGTTTCTTCCTGCGGACCATGCAAAGGGTGACGCGAACACGGTCGGTGGCTATGCGGCGGTCCACGCCCGCCCGCCTGCGTTCGAGGGCCGGGACGGCGCGTCGTACAGCGTCGAGATAATGACCGATGCCACCGGTGAAAGAGAGCGGCCGTTCGCGGGATACCTGTTGTTCGTGCGATGGGCAACCGGCGATCCTGTTGCCGCCGGGCACGTAGAGACGGATTATCTCTGCTACGCCGAGACAGAAGCCGAGGTGCGCGAGCAAATTGGCGGGATGCAGTTGAATGACGCGCGCGGACAGCTTGACTCTGTCGTCGCCGGCCGCGCTGCGTCTGGCCGGCCGTGGTGGGAAGCGATGCGCGATGAGACCGCGCAGTGACCATTCGATACGATGATGTTCGCGTGATTCAGTGAGCTTCGAACACGAAGCAGAGGGGCCGGACGCAAACCGCAAGCGTGGCGTCGTAATGGCCGGGACGGGCGGCATCTGGCAGGTACGCACGACCGATGCTGAAACCCACGATGTCTCGATACGAGGCCGGCTCAAGAAGGAAAGCGATACTGCACTCAAGCTCACCGTCGGTGATGCCGTCTGGCTCGAGCGCGACTCGGCCGGAGACACCTGGGCCATCGCTGAGATTCTGCCGCGGAAGTCGCAGCTCGCGCGACGCATGCCCGGTGGCGGACACGGGGAGAGAATCGTCGCCGCGAACATTGACCAGGTAATCGTCGTGTTTGCCGCCGCCAAACCGGAACCGCATGTCCGGATGATGGACCGCTTTCTCGTAATCGCCGAGGGGAACGATCTGGAAGCAAGAATCGTTATCAACAAGATCGATCTCGTCGATCAGGCAGAAACCCGCGAGCGATTCCGGGATTACGAGCGCGCGGGGTACGCCTTGCACTTCACGAGCAGGAAAGAGGGTATCGGCCTCGAAGAGCTGCATGACGCCCTGGCTGGCCGTACATCGGTGCTGAGCGGACCCTCCGGCGTTGGAAAATCATCGCTGTTGAACGGGATGTACCCGAGCCTCAACCTGCGCGTTGGAGAAATCAGCGAATCGGTAAACAAGGGGCGGCATACGACGGTTGGTGCGGTACTGCATCCGCTCCCCGACGCCGGGTACGTAGTTGATACCCCCGGGCTTCGCGAGGTGGGAATGTGGGGGATGCCGTCCGAGAATCTCGACGCATGCTTTCCGGAATTCCGGGCCGCAATCGGGGAGTGCAGGTTTTCGGACTGCACTCACACGGCGGAGCCTGACTGCGACGTGCGAACCGGTGTCGCCAAGGGTGAGATCAGCAGCGAACGGTACGAAAGCTATGTGAAGCTAAGACAGGAGCTCGAGGATACGGAGAAAAAGTGGGCGACGTACAAACCGACCCCGGTTGGGGGGAAGAAGCGCGGGCGGTAGACGAGAACTGGATGAGCGGGGGGCACATCGCTCAGGCTCACTGCCAAAGTGCCTTAGTCAATTTGCTTGAGCAGGGCCTGCGTCCCGAGGTCATCTGGTAACCGCCGCAAGAAACCTCTCGATCGCGTACGTACTCATCTGCCCGCACGGCCCGCTGAAATTGAAATCGCACCCGTGGCGGCCCCAGGGAATCTCCAGATACAAATGCTGCCGGCCGGCCGCCGCAAGCCTTTCCGCAAGCATCTGGCTCTGCGCGGGGAAAATCAGCTCGTCGCGCGTTCCATGAATGAGCAGCGTCGGAATTGTATGGGACCCCACATAATTGATCGGCGACGACGATGCATAGGCCTCCGGAACCGTCGCCGGCGTGCCGCCAAGGAAACCCTCGAGAACTCCCCGGCTGTCGAACACCCGTGGCTTTGAAGGATGGTCGTATCCGTACTTCTGATCTGATGGCGCATAGAATCCCACCACCCCGCGAATGGCTGGATCATTGCCCCGGTACGCCTCGAGCAGCGCGAGCTGGCCGCCCGCTGATCGCCCGATCAACACCATCCTGGACGGATCGATGCCGAACTTGCCGGCGTTCGTCTTCAGATACGCGATGGCGGCACTTACGTCCTCGCTTGCGGCGGGATGCGGATGGTCCGGAGCCAGGCGGTAGCTGATCGCCGCAACCCCGAAGCCCCGCGCGGCCAGGTACCGGTTGAGGGGTGCAAGATCGGTACGCAACCCGCCCCTCCATGACCCACCATGAATCATTACAACGACCGGCGCAGCAGTTGCTCCGCCCGCGGCTGCCGTTGATCGATCTCCAGCCCGGTACAAGTCAAGCCCGAGTGGCGTACCGTTCCGCACGACGTAGACGTGAGTTGTTACATCCACCGACGGAGACCGTACTCCGCGGAACAGATCTCCGCCACGAATCGGCGCGCGGCGGCTCGGCGCATCAGGCCCGCTTCGAGGACTGATCTCGCAGCCGGCTCCACGCCCCACCGGGGACGTCACGTTGCCGTTCCCTGCCGGCTGAGATTGCACCCTGCCGTCTCCCGTCGCCGTGCAACCAAACGCAATATCGAGCCGCGCCGGCAAAGCACGCGCAATCGGTATCGCCCTCACAAGTGGAGATAAAGCGAGCATCATCGTGACGACACTGAACGCAGCGCCGATCCGGCCCAGACCACTGCCACTCCAACCCGGGAGCAGCGGAATGAGCGCGATCAACGCTAGCACATGTCCCCATTCGGTGACCGCGATGGAGAGCTTCCAGAGATTATATGTGGGCTCGGGAAATACAGCGAGCAGCGACGCCAGAAAAAGAAGGATTGCGAAGATCAGCCGGAGCGCCGGGATCATATCACCCACACTTGCCTCAACACGAGGTGAATCCGGTCTTGTTTATGAGCGATTCCGCACCGAAGGGCGTGATGTCCGATTCTCACCCGATCACGCGGGTGTGGCTTCCTTCTCCAATTCCAGTTTCAGGTTCCACACCACCGGAATATCGCGCGACATAGAGTCACGAACCGAACAATATTTTGTCACGGCGAGTTCGATTGCCCGCTCGGCCTGAGTGCGCTCGATGCCACTACCGGCGATCGTGAAATCGAGGGTGACGTGGCTCAGGCGGCGCGGAGTGCCATCGACCCGCTCGCCGATGACATTTACATCGAGCGATTGAACGGGCGTCCGGCGCTTTGCGAGGATATCCACCACATCCACCGATACGCAAGACGCGAGTGCTCCAAGGAGCGCGTCCACCGGACTCGGCCCGGCGACGCCATCCCCGTCGAGCAGAACCGCGGGACGACCGCGGTGTCCCGCGCTGAATCTGCGACCACCTTTCCACTCGACCACCACTTTTGCCGGCTTGCCCACTTTTGGGTTCACTGCCGATGTCACTTCGGGCCTCCTTTCTCGATCGGCGCCCGAACCGCATTTCCCCACTCAGTCCAGCTTCCATCGTAGTTACGAACCTTTTCGTAGCCAAGCAGCCGTGTGAGAACAAACCAGGTGTGTGACGACCGTTCACCAATCCTGCAGTACGCAACGATGTCATCATCGGGCTTGAGCCCCTGCTCCTTCTCATAGATATCACGCAGTTCGTCAGCCGACCTGAATGTTCCGTCGCTGTTTGCGGCGCGGGCCCAGGGAACGCTGCGAGCCCCGCGGATATGACCGCCCCGCAGCGTTCCCTCCTGCGGATACTCCGGCATGTGAGTCTTCACGCCACTGAACTCATCCGGCGAGCGGACGTCCACCAGCGGTTTGCCGTTTTCAGCGTGCTCGCGTACTTCATGAAAAAACGTGCGGATTGCTTCATCGGAACGTGGCTGAGCCCTGAAATCGGTGGGCGCAAATGACGGAACATCAGTGATCATGTCCCGCCCCTCCTGCTCCCACTTGATCCGACCGCCATCCAGGAGCTTCGCATTCGTGAATCCGAAAAGCTGGAAAACCCAGTAGGCGTAGGCAGCCCACCAGTTGTTCTTGTCACCATAGAAGATGACGGTTGTGCTCTCATCGATGCCCTTCGCGCGGAGCAGCCTCTCGAACTGCTCGCTCG
It encodes:
- the fadJ gene encoding fatty acid oxidation complex subunit alpha FadJ, translated to MTSPYALTTEIQNGVAVITIDLPGEPVNKFNKAVKDEFVALFDRLERDLEVRAAVLLSGKTDSWIAGADIEEFLELKTADDAARLSHDGQLLLESIERMRTPLVCAIHGACLGGALEVALAAHYRIATDHPKTLLALPEVQLGLIPGAGGTQRLPRLIGIRAALDMILTGKNVRAKKALQIGLVDEVVHPAILRRVAVQRANEIVSGVRKHEKRDVGVTAFLLDENPAGRLVVLRRAKDETLKKTGGNYPAPLAAIESVAAGYSGGPGHGYREESRLFGEMAATDVSRQLISLFFATTALKKDSGVRLSPGESQPQPAPIDKLGVLGSGFMGAGIASIALQQNTLVRMKDADHGRVAKGFAAVRDVLKERLTKKQVTRAQYSDMMSLLGGTVDYSGFGNVDLVIEAVFEDLKVKHEVLREVEAVIRPDAIFASNTSTIPITKIAEVSERPERVVGMHFFSPVHKMPLLEVITTSITDPDVTATVVAYGKKLGKTVIVVNDGPGFYVNRILTPYINEAGRLLDQGAGVDAVDQALVSWGFPVGPITLVDEVGLDVGAKAGKIMHEAFGERFAPPSSLQAVVISGRYGRKVRKGFYLYDDAGKKGQVDQTVYELLRPSRASAGANGGSAVQTSIDALEIQQRTVMPMLNEAARCLHEGVIDSPRDGDVGAVFGFGFPPFRGGPFRYIDSLGVDYVVSQLQGLNDRFPGRFQPAELLTEMARRGERFYPES
- a CDS encoding S9 family peptidase, which encodes MLAVLVPLAASAQGGASMLTVDRIFAGRDFQSAPLPSIHWLADGKSYLGTKSNAAGGSDFVRVDLATGQTTLLVDASAIVGAAGKRLDIENIDLSSDETKALLFHDSERVWRQNTRGVYHVLDIASRRIVPISTKPGLQMFAKFSPNGRQVAFVRGNNLWVSDLAGGERQLTTDGSETIINGTTDWVYEEEFGLSDAFRWSPDGRRLAFWRFDQSGVPSFPMVDETGLYPAVAPLRYPKAGQPNSTVRLGIISIASGATKWLQVATGPDVYIPRMNWAGNDSVVVMRMPRRQNRSELLMASAVSGITRAMVTDSDSAYVDVEDPVWIGDGRQFLWLSDRSGWRQLYLHDRSGKLVRQVTQTGSDVLGVVKVDEPRGTVYVQVAAPNATQRQVFRYSLNGGPGTRVTQGDGSHTLNVGPGGRYAIDTHSSFGIPSTMSLQEFPSMRRVRVIEDNAALKQRLSATGIRAGGFFRLPAADGTTMLDAYRLVPSTFDSTKKYPVLMYVYGGPASPQVNDSWGGTRYLWHQSLTQKGYVVVVVDNRGAAWRGRDFRKMTQNQLGKLESDDQIAAARWLGQRSWADSARIGIWGWSYGGYMTAMATMRGGNLFRMGMSVAPVTDWRLYDTIYTERFMWTPQDNGAGYTASAPLTHVNGLTAKFLLVHGLGDDNVHPQNSVQLMQKLQLARKPFSLMLYPNKTHSISGAGGTLHLYDTLTRFVLENL
- a CDS encoding M14 family metallopeptidase: MGHRDHRDHRGQRDTELDGVLVTLVRSGIAAVSLAMMTACGSVMIGGSPPGPRTRAERTAYRETSHYADVVAFIDSLKGRPGLTFGSIGRTSEGREIPYVIASRPQVSTPDEARKLGRPVVYVQGNIHAGEIEGKEALLSLLRDLSNPRRPNALDSVILIAVPIYNADGNEKFGSQDTTRGSQNGPEQVGVRPNAQGLDLNRDYIKAEAPETRASLAMFNAWNPDVFVDLHTTNGSYHGYALTYAPPLHPSSPLGAFTRDSLLPVLRERMRSRRRFETFDYGDFVSADTLSKGWVTFDSRPRFGTNYYGLRGGISILSEAYSHDPMQRRVASTYAFVGEILSLVGEQALQIKSMTQAVRSSAIRNDAAIFPGDDRIGNDLHDDRRRAALRSTMRAAPYLQGVVAEIVERTSDSARTQPGVPKGRRRTGRFTTVQMSVYDRFAPTLSEKKFGSYFIARGDTQVVGALRRHGVSVSTLSRDWRGPVHFFRIDSAAASARPFQGHREMRIDGRWIQTERTIPAGSFLVRTNQPLGLLAFYMLEPQSDDGLVTWNYFDAAGKPGAEFPVLRTFIPLPPLSQ
- a CDS encoding proline dehydrogenase family protein, with amino-acid sequence MLRNALLYLSNQPRVFSFVRHNRMANSFAGRFVAGETLDTALAAVRQLNAKGITASLDLLGESVRNEGEARESARQYMEMLERIKSSALDANVSVKLTAMGLDISENLCVSNLQDILDRARDYKTFVRLDMEGSAYTAKTLELFYERLYPSYRANVGIVLQSYLYRTQGDVEQANIAGARVRICKGAYKEPETVAFPEKKNVDQSYVRAMHSLMLDGHYPGIATHDEVIVADAKRFAREQGIANDRFEFQMLYGVRRDLQEQLVKEGYRMRVYVPFGTQWYPYLMRRLAERPANMAFITGNVIKEMVGSRRRLR
- the rsgA gene encoding ribosome small subunit-dependent GTPase A; its protein translation is MSFEHEAEGPDANRKRGVVMAGTGGIWQVRTTDAETHDVSIRGRLKKESDTALKLTVGDAVWLERDSAGDTWAIAEILPRKSQLARRMPGGGHGERIVAANIDQVIVVFAAAKPEPHVRMMDRFLVIAEGNDLEARIVINKIDLVDQAETRERFRDYERAGYALHFTSRKEGIGLEELHDALAGRTSVLSGPSGVGKSSLLNGMYPSLNLRVGEISESVNKGRHTTVGAVLHPLPDAGYVVDTPGLREVGMWGMPSENLDACFPEFRAAIGECRFSDCTHTAEPDCDVRTGVAKGEISSERYESYVKLRQELEDTEKKWATYKPTPVGGKKRGR
- a CDS encoding alpha/beta hydrolase, which codes for MIPALRLIFAILLFLASLLAVFPEPTYNLWKLSIAVTEWGHVLALIALIPLLPGWSGSGLGRIGAAFSVVTMMLALSPLVRAIPIARALPARLDIAFGCTATGDGRVQSQPAGNGNVTSPVGRGAGCEISPRSGPDAPSRRAPIRGGDLFRGVRSPSVDVTTHVYVVRNGTPLGLDLYRAGDRSTAAAGGATAAPVVVMIHGGSWRGGLRTDLAPLNRYLAARGFGVAAISYRLAPDHPHPAASEDVSAAIAYLKTNAGKFGIDPSRMVLIGRSAGGQLALLEAYRGNDPAIRGVVGFYAPSDQKYGYDHPSKPRVFDSRGVLEGFLGGTPATVPEAYASSSPINYVGSHTIPTLLIHGTRDELIFPAQSQMLAERLAAAGRQHLYLEIPWGRHGCDFNFSGPCGQMSTYAIERFLAAVTR
- a CDS encoding OsmC family protein, translating into MTSAVNPKVGKPAKVVVEWKGGRRFSAGHRGRPAVLLDGDGVAGPSPVDALLGALASCVSVDVVDILAKRRTPVQSLDVNVIGERVDGTPRRLSHVTLDFTIAGSGIERTQAERAIELAVTKYCSVRDSMSRDIPVVWNLKLELEKEATPA
- a CDS encoding sulfurtransferase: MTSTPYRNPSRLPADPAIVQKGYAHPEALVTTEWLAGHLDDPAIRILESDEDVLLYDTGHIPGAQKVDWHEDLNDSVQRDYITSEQFERLLRAKGIDESTTVIFYGDKNNWWAAYAYWVFQLFGFTNAKLLDGGRIKWEQEGRDMITDVPSFAPTDFRAQPRSDEAIRTFFHEVREHAENGKPLVDVRSPDEFSGVKTHMPEYPQEGTLRGGHIRGARSVPWARAANSDGTFRSADELRDIYEKEQGLKPDDDIVAYCRIGERSSHTWFVLTRLLGYEKVRNYDGSWTEWGNAVRAPIEKGGPK